The window TTCAACTGATGGGTGGCGAGATTGAAGTGACCAGTCAAGTGGGAGAGGGAACAAAAATTCGCTTTGAGATTCAACTCACGACCGTTGAAGCCGACGCAATTGCCATAAAACAGCCCAAACGTCGGGTTATTGCCCTCAAACCCAACCAGCCGCGCTATCGTATCTTGATTGTTGATGATAAGTCAGTCAATCGCCAGCTCTTACTCAAACTTCTCGCTCCTTTGGGATTTGAACTCCAAGAAGCCCAAAACGGTCAAGAAGCCGTTGAAATTTGGCAGCAGTGGGAACCCCATTTAATTTGGATGGATATGCGAATGCCCATCATGGATGGCTATCGTGCGACCCAAAAAATAAAAGCCACTCCCCAGGGACAAGCGACCGTGATTATTGCCCTAACTGCTAGCGTATTTGAAGAGGAGAAAGCCGTTGTGTTATCTGCGGGGTGCGATGACTTTTTACGAAAACCCGTGCGAGAGGAGCAAATTTTTAGGGCAATGGAGGAGCATTTAGGCGTGAGCTATATTTACGACCGATCAATGCCAACGAAAACGATCGCCCATCGCGAAGCATTAACTCCAGAAGCAATTGCAGAACTCCCTGAGTCATTAGTTGCCAATCTCAATCAAGCGGTAATCGCTTCTAATCTAGACTCAATTGCTGTGGTAACCGACCAGATTGCCCTAGAAAATGCACCCCTCGCTCAAGCTCTCAAACACTGTCTCCATAATTTCGAGTATGACAAGGTTTTAACGCTACTAGAGAAAAATGTAGGTAATTTGCATGAAATTTAAATCTCGATTATATGTTGTTGTGGAAAGTTTTTGGGCAATTTAAGATTAAGGGAAGATGATTTTCCTAAACTGTTAGCAAAATTCACCAACAGTGCATTTAAACTTAATTACAGTAAATTTGGAGTCTAAAAAATGGAGCGCGCACAAGACAATTCCTCTGGCATTATTGCTGTCATCGACGACACTCCTGCAAATTTACATCTCCTTGCCAGTCTTCTCGGTCATCAGGGCTATCAAGTTCGACCCTTTCCCAGTGGAAAACTTGCCCTTACAGGTTTTCAACAAACTTTGCCCGACTTGATTTTACTTGACATTCAAATGCCCCAAATGGATGGCTATGAAGTTTGCGAAGTCCTGAAATCCGACGAACGAACTAAAGATATTCCTGTTATTTTTATTAGCGCCTTAAATGAAGTCATCGATAAAGTGAGAGCGTTTGAGGTTGGCGGCGTAGACTACATTACAAAACCCTTTCAAGCAGAAGAGGTTTTTGCGCGCGTTGCTACGCATCTGCAACTATATTCTTTTAAAAGAATGTTGCAACAGAAGAATTCAAGTCAGGCACAGCAACTTGCCGAACAAAACCTGAAACTCCAACAGATGAATCAAGAATTAAAATGCCAGTACGAGCAGGTCAAGCAAGCTCAACTTCAATTGGTGCAGAATGAAAAAATGGCAACTTTGGGGCAATTGGTTGCGGGAATTGCCCACGAAATCAACAATCCAGTGAATTTCATTGCGGGTAATTTAACCCACGCATCCGAATACATTCAAGATATACTCGATTATTTGAAGCTTTACGAAGAATGCTATCCCCAGCCGACAGAAGAAATTCAGGAACGTGCAGAAGACATCGATCTTGAATTCTTAATCGAGGATTTACCAAAAATGATCGATTCAATGAGGTTGGGAACGGAAAGAATTGGCAGTATTAGTACGTCTTTACGAACCTTTTCTCGTGCGGATACTCAAAGTTTGGTTCAAGCCAATATTGAGGATGGGATTGACAGCACGCTGTTGATTTTAAAACATCGCTTGAAAGCCAATGACAATCGCCCGGAAATTGAAATTCTTAAAAATTATGGCGGTCTTCCAGAGGTCAAGTGTTATCCGGGACAAATCAATCAGGTGTTTATGAACATCCTGGCGAACGCGATTGATGCGTTAGATGATGCGAGTCAAGGGCTTTCCTACGAAGAGATTGAGGCGAATCCCAAGCAAATTATTATTCACACCACGGTGACGACGGACGGACAGACTGCGTTAGTCAAAATGAGGGACAATGGCACGGGGATGCCAGAAGGCGTTAAGGAAAGAATTTTCGAGCAATCGTTTACCACAAAGGGGGTGGGAAAGGGAACGGGATTGGGACTCGCGATCGCGCGGCAAATTGTTGAAGAAAAACACGGCGGACAATTACTCTGTTTTTCAGAAACGGGTCAAGGCACGGAGTTTGTCCTTGAAATTCCCCTACAATCGTAAATTTGAAGCCTTATAAAAAAATTTAAGATTACAAATAAGTTGACGGGAAGAATTGAGCTTGTTATATTACTGTCGCGTTGCTATGGCATCCAAAAGCTAGAGGGAGAGAATTTTTATCGTGCTGACCCAGCGTTTTCTTGAATCCAACCATCCTCTGGTTAAATCGCTATTTCATCACAGCGATCGAGAATTAGTGACCCTGTTTCAACACCATCCCGAACAGGGCAAGTATTTTACTGCTATTTTTTGCCGCTATTATCCGATTGTTTATACGTTAATCGGTCATTCTGCGCGATCGCCCGTCCAAGCGGATTATTTATTTGCGCTGACTTGGCGACATATGTTTTACGAAATGCGCGGGTTAGAGCTACACAATGATGGCGTAGGCGAGTCAAATTCGTTCCAAAGCTGGATTATCAATATGACGGCGTTGTGCATCAATCAGGTGGTGGTTCCCCCGGTTGAATCGATCAACTATCACCTTAAAGATGCGTCCCCACCTCTGTGGTGCTATTTAGAACAATCCTTAGATCGATTGCCTCCTGCAATTCGCCTGATTTTGATTATGGCGCAAACGTTCCATTGGAGCGAAACGCGCATTGCAGCTTACCTTCAAGCAGAGGGCGATCGCGTGTCTCCTGCTCAAGTCCGCGCAACCCTCAAGCAGGGCTATCAAATGTTAGAGTCGAGTTTGCCCCTGGATATCGCTCAAATTTATTTGGGAAGTGAAGAGGCTCAAGGGACTTCCGAACGGAAAGAGGAATTGGTTTTAAGCGATTCGGTGTAGCGCGATTTTCGAGTGGGAACGATCTTTAAATAATTAAAGCGGCTTCTATGCCGCTTTTTTGGCTCTGTGAGCGACGAAAGTCGAACTGTCTCCAGGTGTATATTTATCGTGCCTTCTAGGGTCTTAGGGTCTTGTAGCTTGCACCAAACACTCCCCGAAGTCGGGTCGCACTCATTATTGCCGTCCCACTCGGACATTTCTGTATAGGTTCGCTCGTCCGTATTGTTGCTGGGATTAAATGAAAGCGCAATCTTGGAGATTTTAGCAACTTTATTGACTGAAATGCTTGTCGTTAGGTCGATTGCATTTCCTGCTGGATAATTTCAACGGTGCGGGAAACGCCATTTTCCTCACGAATTTGAGTGCCGAGTTGTGCCGCGCGATCGCGCAACGTCGGATTTTGAATGGCTTCGGAAATCGCAGCAGTTAATTGTTGTACCGTCAGGTTTTCAGGATCGATCGGAGGCGGACTCACCCCTAACTCGAATGCGCGATCGCGCCAAAAGGGTTGATCCCCTAAAAAAGGAATGATAATTCCCGGTACGCCAGCGCGAAAGGTTGCGGCAGAGGTGCCAGCGCCCCCATGATGGACGATACAAGCCATTTGGGGAAATAACCAATCGTGGGGAATCGAGTCGATTTTAAAGACCGTATCGGGCAAATCTGCGTTCTCGATGCCACTCCACCCCCTCAAAAAAATACCCCGTTGTTCGGTTTCAGCAAGGGCAGAGAGTGCCAAGGCAGCAATTTTCTTTGATTTTTCGCCCCCCATACTGCCAAAGCCAATATAAACAGGCGGCGTTCCGGCTGCGAGAAAGTTTACCAAAGCGGGGGGAGGAACAAAACCTGCCGCGCGATCGAGGAACCAATAGCCCGTCATGTGGTCGCAAGCCAACCAATCTGCGGGGACGGGGACAACGGAGGGACTAACCGCATTGAGGATGGGGACGGACTGCTGTCTCATTCGGGTTAAGGGCGTTTTTCCCGTAGAGGGTAAATCCAACAGGTGCGTCCGAAATTCATTAATCGGTTTGCGGAATATTTGCCAAACCAGTTGGTAAATGACAATGTAAGTTAAGCGATTATAGAATCTTTCTAAATACTTTGATACTTTAGGAGCGCTTGAGACAGGAAAGGTAGAGGTGGGCGAACTGGGTTGGAGGTTGGCAAAGAAAAAAGGAACGCCTAACTTTTGAGCAATATCAATGCCCCAGGTGGCAAGACTTCCCGCTACAATTGCATCCGTGCCTTGACACGCATTCCAAGACTCCAACAAAACCGAAGAGAGAACTTCGTTAATCGCTTCAGCCATGCGACGCACAAAGACAATAGGGTTTCGACTTTGCATCATTGCCTGTCCCCGTTCGCTTTGCAGAAATTCTTGAGGATTACCGGAGAGAAGGGCAAAATCCAAACCGCGATCGCGAATTGCCATTTCAAAGTTAGCGTGACTGGCTAACCGCACCCGATACCCCGCTTTTTGCAAGCCAACCCCCAAGGCAATAAAGGGCTGAACGTCACCGCGAGAACCCATCGTCAAAATTGTAATGTGCATTCTTCATTAGCCATCAGGTGTCAGCCACCGATGTCCTAATACTACTCTATTCCGGCTGGACATATCCCTGTAAGTCCGGTTGGA of the Lusitaniella coriacea LEGE 07157 genome contains:
- a CDS encoding hybrid sensor histidine kinase/response regulator, with the translated sequence MERAQDNSSGIIAVIDDTPANLHLLASLLGHQGYQVRPFPSGKLALTGFQQTLPDLILLDIQMPQMDGYEVCEVLKSDERTKDIPVIFISALNEVIDKVRAFEVGGVDYITKPFQAEEVFARVATHLQLYSFKRMLQQKNSSQAQQLAEQNLKLQQMNQELKCQYEQVKQAQLQLVQNEKMATLGQLVAGIAHEINNPVNFIAGNLTHASEYIQDILDYLKLYEECYPQPTEEIQERAEDIDLEFLIEDLPKMIDSMRLGTERIGSISTSLRTFSRADTQSLVQANIEDGIDSTLLILKHRLKANDNRPEIEILKNYGGLPEVKCYPGQINQVFMNILANAIDALDDASQGLSYEEIEANPKQIIIHTTVTTDGQTALVKMRDNGTGMPEGVKERIFEQSFTTKGVGKGTGLGLAIARQIVEEKHGGQLLCFSETGQGTEFVLEIPLQS
- a CDS encoding RNA polymerase sigma factor, which encodes MLTQRFLESNHPLVKSLFHHSDRELVTLFQHHPEQGKYFTAIFCRYYPIVYTLIGHSARSPVQADYLFALTWRHMFYEMRGLELHNDGVGESNSFQSWIINMTALCINQVVVPPVESINYHLKDASPPLWCYLEQSLDRLPPAIRLILIMAQTFHWSETRIAAYLQAEGDRVSPAQVRATLKQGYQMLESSLPLDIAQIYLGSEEAQGTSERKEELVLSDSV
- a CDS encoding glycosyltransferase; the encoded protein is MHITILTMGSRGDVQPFIALGVGLQKAGYRVRLASHANFEMAIRDRGLDFALLSGNPQEFLQSERGQAMMQSRNPIVFVRRMAEAINEVLSSVLLESWNACQGTDAIVAGSLATWGIDIAQKLGVPFFFANLQPSSPTSTFPVSSAPKVSKYLERFYNRLTYIVIYQLVWQIFRKPINEFRTHLLDLPSTGKTPLTRMRQQSVPILNAVSPSVVPVPADWLACDHMTGYWFLDRAAGFVPPPALVNFLAAGTPPVYIGFGSMGGEKSKKIAALALSALAETEQRGIFLRGWSGIENADLPDTVFKIDSIPHDWLFPQMACIVHHGGAGTSAATFRAGVPGIIIPFLGDQPFWRDRAFELGVSPPPIDPENLTVQQLTAAISEAIQNPTLRDRAAQLGTQIREENGVSRTVEIIQQEMQST